A segment of the Flavobacterium azooxidireducens genome:
ATCGACATAGATTCTGTATACATTCGGTTTGCATTGTATACATCGTTCCCACTGACGCCTTGAAAGAATATACTCAAATCGAAATTTTTGTATGAAAAAGTATTATTCAATGAAAAAGTAAACTTAGGATTAGGATTTCCTATAAATGTTCTGTCTTTATCGTTGATGATACCGTCATTATTGAGGTCCTTAAAACGTATGTCTCCTGCTGCCGTACTGGTGGCCGGATTGGTTCCGGGCATTTGGACAGCATGGTTGTTAACTTCCGTCTGCGTCTGAAAAATACCATCGGTCACATAGCCGTAAAATACATTAACGGGATATCCGGCCTGAATGAGTCCGATACTGCTGTTTAATCCGGTACTTCCCGTAATAATCGGTGTGTCTCCGTTGATACTTTCCACTTTGTTTTTATTATAGGAAAAGACAGCATCGGTAGACCATTTTAGTTCATCAACCAGATTTTTGGTTGATAGAGAAAATTCAAATCCCCTGTTAATGATTTTTCCGGCATTGATTGACGGCACATAAATATCTGAATAACCGGAAGTGACCGGAACCGACATCGGCACCAACATATCATTGGTATTTTTCACATAAAAATCGGTAATCAGGTTAATTCTGTTATTCAGGAAACTGGCATCCAAGCCCACATTAAACTGCTCCTGTCCTTCCCATTTTACATTCGTATTAGGCAAAACCGTGGGAACCACAGCACTCACATAATTGTTATTAAAATTGTAGAGTACGGTGTTATAAGCCGAAGCAAAAGCATAATTACCGATTTCTTGATTTCCTGTAATTCCGTATCCGACTCTTAATTTTAAGTCATCAACAACGGTCATATTTTTCATAAAATCCTCTGCTGAAATTCTCCATGCCAAAGCTGCAGAAGGAAACCACCCCCATTTATTCCCCTGACCAAATCGTGAGGAACCGTCTCTTCTAATTGTACCTGTTACATAATATTTGCCGTTATAGTCGTAATTAACTCTTCCAAAATAAGACATTAGTGACCATTCAGATGCATTTCCGCCAACCGTAGGCTGCAATGTTCCGTTATCAATTTGTTGAGTATTATCGCTGGCAAATTTCTGTATGGAGCCATTTAAAAAGTCAAACCGGTTTTCCTGAGCTCCGGTTCCAACTACGGCATTCAGATTGTGGTTTCCAAACTGAATATCATACGTTATTGTATTGTCCCACAACAGCGTTATACTTCTGTTAGAAGCCTGTGACAAATAAGAATTCGGCTGTACATCTGATCCCCAGGAATATTTGGGTGCCCAGGTTCTGTCAAACCAAAAATTGGCTTCTAAACCTCCAAGAGATTTAAACACTAAATTTTTAAGCAGGTTAATTTCCGTAAAAAGGGTACCTTGTACATTATATCCTTTGGTTGAAGTTTTTACTGTACTGGCTTTTCCGATTGGGTTTTCTACATCTCCGGAATAAAGCGGATTACCTGTCGGTCCGGTAAAGTTACCGGTTTCATCATAAATGGATTGTGTGGGATTTGCCAAAAGTGCATTGCGAATGTCATATGCCCCGCGTTCCTTATTGTCGTAAGCCAGTTTAAGACTGTTGCCAAACTTTATTGTTTTATTGATCTTGGTATCGGTGTTGAACTGGAGTATAATTCTTTCATAATCCGTATCCAACACAATTCCTTCCTGTTTAAAATAATTTCCTGAAACATAAATGTTAGATTTTTCACTTTTGTTTCCGTAGGCAAGAGTATAGCTAGACATCATAGCCGGATTAAATAAATTACCGACCCAATCTGTACCGACTCCTAAGTCAGAAGGATTTGACCACGCTGGATTTGGAGTAAGTCCGCCGTTGGCAAGCATTTCATTATTCAACGCCGCAAATTGAGCGGCATTCAGTACCTCAACCATCCCCGTTTCGTTCTGAACACCGGTAAAAGCATCAAACGTAAAGATTGAGCCTTCCTGTTTAGCTCCTCTTTTAGTGGTAATGATTACCACCCCATTAGCTCCCCTTGAACCGTAAATTGCTGTGGAAGAAGCATCTTTTAAGACACTGATGGATTCCACATCATTCATATTGACCTGATTAAGTCCGCCATTCAATGGCATTCCATCCACCACAATTAACGGATTATTATTGGCAATCGTTCCAGTTCCTCTTACTCGGAAAGTTACATTAGAACCCGGCTCTCCGGAGGAAACGACCTGAACGCCGGCAGCACGTCCCTGAATAGCCTGACCAATATCTGCTACAGGCTGATTTTTAGTTTTTCCGACATCAATGACCGAAACAGAACCGGTTAAATCTTTTGGTTTTGCTTTACCGTATCCGATAACGACTATATCATCCAGCGTAATGTTTTCGGATAACAACTTTATTTCCAGATTCGTTCCACTCACAGTCACCTCTTTTTCGGAAAATCCCAAATAGGATATGATTAACACCGGATTTGCAGTGGTTAAACTCAGGGTAAATTTACCTTCTAAATCGGTAGACACTCCGTTAGCGGTTCCGCGTTCAACGACCGACGCCCCTATTAAAGGCTGATTCTGATC
Coding sequences within it:
- a CDS encoding SusC/RagA family TonB-linked outer membrane protein; its protein translation is MKFELQIEIFMKPAKKYFFGLFLLGMLLGFFPFLSVKGYAQTTQQAKQQVFSGIVYDDQNQPLIGASVVERGTANGVSTDLEGKFTLSLTTANPVLIISYLGFSEKEVTVSGTNLEIKLLSENITLDDIVVIGYGKAKPKDLTGSVSVIDVGKTKNQPVADIGQAIQGRAAGVQVVSSGEPGSNVTFRVRGTGTIANNNPLIVVDGMPLNGGLNQVNMNDVESISVLKDASSTAIYGSRGANGVVIITTKRGAKQEGSIFTFDAFTGVQNETGMVEVLNAAQFAALNNEMLANGGLTPNPAWSNPSDLGVGTDWVGNLFNPAMMSSYTLAYGNKSEKSNIYVSGNYFKQEGIVLDTDYERIILQFNTDTKINKTIKFGNSLKLAYDNKERGAYDIRNALLANPTQSIYDETGNFTGPTGNPLYSGDVENPIGKASTVKTSTKGYNVQGTLFTEINLLKNLVFKSLGGLEANFWFDRTWAPKYSWGSDVQPNSYLSQASNRSITLLWDNTITYDIQFGNHNLNAVVGTGAQENRFDFLNGSIQKFASDNTQQIDNGTLQPTVGGNASEWSLMSYFGRVNYDYNGKYYVTGTIRRDGSSRFGQGNKWGWFPSAALAWRISAEDFMKNMTVVDDLKLRVGYGITGNQEIGNYAFASAYNTVLYNFNNNYVSAVVPTVLPNTNVKWEGQEQFNVGLDASFLNNRINLITDFYVKNTNDMLVPMSVPVTSGYSDIYVPSINAGKIINRGFEFSLSTKNLVDELKWSTDAVFSYNKNKVESINGDTPIITGSTGLNSSIGLIQAGYPVNVFYGYVTDGIFQTQTEVNNHAVQMPGTNPATSTAAGDIRFKDLNNDGIINDKDRTFIGNPNPKFTFSLNNTFSYKNFDLSIFFQGVSGNDVYNANRMYTESMSIPNNQTTATLGRWTGPGTSNSMPRAVFGDPNNNARVSDRFIEDGSYIRLKNISLSYNFPKEIVKNIFTSAKIYFAAQNVFTITDYSGFDPEVSVNGIDNNVYPITRTFSLGLNLGF